Proteins co-encoded in one Stutzerimonas stutzeri genomic window:
- a CDS encoding acyl-CoA dehydrogenase, whose amino-acid sequence MSWHELIGPLHRLPSRLALDDWFAALQAQCEGDLFELAVLGGRLAETPGLAFVAGYQAALRRLWPDAPEGLGALCTTEDRKLRPADMLTRLEGAQLTGHKDFVTGGTTASWLLVSARDEPPGERPRLSLCMVRCDEVGVHLEPGPPLPLLPDVPHGRLRLVHAHCQRLTGDGWDDYVKPFRTLEDLYVMAALVGWLYGVGRECAWPQGLQLQLLGILAGAAEVSRLPPADPATHLLLAALSQQLAALGPGLDAALAAGPPQWLGLWQRDRGVLQLARGAQARRLAQAAATLGLTPLADPTP is encoded by the coding sequence ATGTCTTGGCACGAACTGATTGGCCCGCTGCACCGTCTGCCGTCACGGCTTGCGCTGGATGACTGGTTTGCGGCGCTGCAGGCTCAGTGCGAGGGTGACCTGTTCGAGCTGGCGGTGCTCGGCGGCCGGCTGGCAGAAACGCCCGGGTTGGCGTTCGTCGCCGGTTATCAGGCGGCATTGCGGCGGCTCTGGCCCGATGCGCCCGAGGGGCTCGGCGCGCTGTGCACAACGGAAGACCGCAAGTTGCGCCCAGCCGACATGCTGACGCGATTGGAGGGCGCGCAGCTGACCGGCCACAAGGACTTCGTCACCGGCGGTACAACCGCGAGCTGGTTGCTGGTGTCTGCGCGCGACGAGCCGCCCGGCGAGCGCCCGCGTCTGAGCCTGTGCATGGTCCGTTGCGACGAGGTGGGTGTGCACCTCGAGCCTGGACCGCCACTGCCGCTGCTGCCGGACGTGCCCCACGGACGCTTGCGGTTGGTGCATGCGCACTGCCAGCGGCTGACGGGGGATGGCTGGGACGATTACGTCAAACCGTTCCGCACGCTGGAGGATCTGTATGTGATGGCGGCCCTGGTCGGCTGGCTATATGGCGTGGGACGCGAGTGCGCCTGGCCGCAGGGCTTGCAACTGCAGCTGTTGGGCATATTGGCTGGCGCGGCCGAGGTGTCACGCCTGCCTCCCGCGGACCCCGCCACGCATCTGTTGCTGGCCGCGTTGAGCCAGCAATTGGCGGCGCTTGGCCCTGGGCTCGATGCTGCGCTGGCGGCTGGCCCGCCGCAGTGGTTAGGCTTGTGGCAACGTGATCGTGGCGTGCTGCAACTGGCTCGGGGTGCCCAGGCCAGGCGGCTGGCCCAGGCCGCGGCGACCTTGGGGCTGACGCCGTTGGCTGACCCGACGCCGTGA